GTTGGTGACGGTGCCGTCGAGGGCGGCCTCCACTTCGAGCGTGCCGTCGAAGCCCTCGGCGGTGAACTCGGTGCGCAGCGCGGCCACATGGGGGTCGCCCATGTGCACCAGCCGCTCCTGGCGCACCACGAGCGCCCGGCCCTCGCCGAGCCCGTACCGGGTGCGGCGTTCCAGCAGTCCCGACGTCAGGTGCAGCGTCTGGCGGTGGTCGAGCACGGTCGCCGTGTCCGGGGTGAGCCACGGGCCGCCGGGCAGGCGGAAACGCAGCGGCAGCCAGTTCGGCAGGTTGACCATGTCCTCGTTCTCGACGCTGCGGCCGGCCACCTCGGAGGTGAGCCGGTTGTAGCAGCCGGCGACGTAGGTGCCCGGGTAGTGCACCTCGTCCGCGGCGCACTCGGGCAGGGCGCCGCGGGTCGCGAAGTAGCCGTTGCCCAGCGCGCACAGCGACTCGCGCAGCCGCTCGTCCTCGGGGGCGTACCCCTCGTACTCCCAGACCTGGTCCGTCACGTCGCCGGCCCTCCCGTCGTCCCCGTCGGCACCGTGGCCGGTCACATCTGCTGCGGTACGACGGCCACCGGGCACTCCGCGTGGTGCAGCAGCGCGTGTCCCACCCGGCCGAGCTGGAGCCCGAAGTGTCCGTGGCGGCGCCGCGCCCCGATGACGACGAGATCGGCGGCGGCCGACCGGTTCAGCAGCACCTGCCGGGCCGGGCCCTCCACCGTGAACCGGCGTACCCGGACGGCCGGGTGGTCGGCGGCGGCGTCGTGCAGCACGGCGTCCAGCAGGGCCGCCGCCCGCTGTTCGTGATAGCGGGCCTGGTCCGTGCCCGCGCCGAAGTCCGTCGCGCTCTCGCGTTCCGGGCAGCGCCAGGCGCGTACGGCGTCCAGGCCGCACCGGCGTGCCTCGGCCTCCCGGACGGCGAACCGCGCGGCCTCACCGCTGGTGGCCGGGTCGCCCGCGCCGAGCAGGATCCGCTCATGGGTGCCCTCCAGGCCCGCCTTGTCGCCGCGGACGACGATGACGGGGCAGTGGGCGCGGGCGGCCACGGTCAGGCCGACCGACCCGAGCAGCAGTCCCGCCAGTTCGCTACGGCCACGGCAGCCCGTGATGAGGGCGAAGGCGTTGTGACCCTCGCGCAGGAGCGCGTCCGCGGCGTCCTCGGGCACCACCTCGCCGGACACCGGCACCCCCGGTGCGGCACGGCGGGCCCGCTCCACGGCGGATCCGACGATGTCGTCCGCCATCGCCTGCCCCGACGGGCGGTTCCGGCCGCCGGACGGCACGGCGCCCTCGTAGCGCTCCCACAGGGAGGCGTACACCAGGCGCAGCGGCCGGTGGTGCCGGGCCGCCTCGTCGGCCGCCCAGTCGACCGCCGCCAGGCTGGACTCCGAACCGTCGACACCCACGACCAGGGGCAGCTCCATCGTTCCCACCGCCTTTCGTCGGCCGCGGAGCCCGCGGCAGCGCAGGTCTCCGAGTTCACCGTGGCACCCCTACGCGCCCGGCGCGATGGGTGGTTCGGCCCCGGACCGGGACGTTCGGCCCCCGGTGGTGGCACGGCAGAGGGCCTGCGGGACTGGTGAGCGCCTCTGCGTCCAGGGATTCCCGCAGGTGAGGGGCCATTCGGGCCTGCCGCCTGCCCGTTCAGCCCTTGGAATGCGGCCGCGCCGGTGGAGACGCTGGAGATGAGCCGCAGGGGGGAGGCCGCCGGCCGTCCCGGTCAGGCTCGTCGGTACCGGTCTCCGCCCGTGTGCGGAGAACCGAAGGAGGGCAGCCATGTATCTTCCGCTCCTGCTGGTGGCCGCGGCCGTCGTGGGCACCTGCATGGTGTTCGGTTACAGCCAGGCCGTGGTCGGGCTCGCCCTGATGGCGGTCGGCATTCTCGGTCTCATCATGTTCCTGTCCACGCGGGGCATGGTGAAGCGTCCCGGCGAGAGCGGGACGGTCATCGAGGAGCGCCACTACATGGGCACCGGTGAGCGCGACGACCGGCGCCACCACCACCTGTGATTCCGGTGCGGCCCGCCCGGTCCGTAAGGGACCGTTCGGCACCTGTGCACGGCCGCCCGGCCCACGCCCCGGCCTTCCGGGCCGGGGCACGGTGACCCCAGAGTCCTATCGGGAGGCAGCTCGGGAGGCAGCCATGGCCGAGAACACCGCCGGCCGTCCCGTCGTGGTCGGCGTGGACGGCTCCGAGGCGTCGGTGGCCGCGCTGCGCTGGGCCGGGGAGCAGGCGCGGGCGCTGGGCACCGGGGTCCTCGCCGTGCACGCGTGGGAGCCGGCCGCCGGCCTGGCCCCCTACGCCCCGGCGTCCGGCCGGCCGACGCGGGCCGAGCAGCGCGAGGCGGCCGCCGGGCTGCTCGCCTCGGCCGTGCGCAGGGTGTTCGGGGGCCGGGTCGGCACCGGCGTACGCGCGGTGCTGGTCGAGGGGCCGCCCGCGCGGGTGCTGCTGCGGCAGGCGCGTGGCGCCGCGCTGCTGGCGCTGGGGCGCGGCGATCACGGTCGGTGGGACGGGCCGGCGCTGGGCGCGGTGGGCCGTGAGTGTCTGCGGTACGCCCCGGTACCGGTGGTGACGGTGCCCGCGCCCGACCGGGGCGCGGCTCGCCTGCGGAGTGTGGGAGAGGCGTTCACGCCCAGCGGCGCCGCCTGAGGGCGCACGTCTGTCGCGACCGTCCTTCGCGTGCCGTCGTTCACGGCCGGGCGGGCCGCCGCGGTGTGGAAACGGCGCGGATCCACGGCGGCGCATCGCGGTGGCGTACGGCGGCTGACGCCGCCTCGCCGGTCAGCCGCGGACGGGCATACGGGGGTGCCGGGGCGTCGGCCGGTACGCGGCCTGGGCCGGCGGTGTCGGCGGCCGGTGCCCGCCGCGGTTCGTCAGCCGCACCACGAGCGTGTCGAACAGCGCGGCGAGGACGAAGGTCACGGCCATCGCGGCGACCAGCAGCACGGCGAACCGCTCCCAGAATTCCGGTGTCAGGGTCGTACCCACTGTCCTCCCTCCTCTCGGGTAGGCGTTGTGTTCCTTCCCTTACAGCCAACTCCCTTGCGCTGCCCGGCACATGAGTCCTAGGTCCCGACGGGGGGCCTGGAGCGGCCCTTGCGCCGGGCCCGCGCGGCCGCTGCCGTATGAGCCGGTCGGCCCCCGGCCCGGGGGTGCGCGGTGGCCCACGGCGTGGGGAAGGTCGCCTCATGGGCGTGCGGCGCGCGGCGGACGAGGCTGGGGGGATACGCGGCGCCGGAATTCCGGCGGACCGCGGACCACGACCCGGGAGGCGACGGTCATGAGGCGGATACAGCAGACCAGGCGCCCCGGGACACCGCGCCGGCCGGAGCCCGAGGATCCGCGCACCCCCTCCGGGCGGCCCATGCCCTACTGAGCGGCGGTCGGTCCTCAGCGGACCAGCACCCGCTCGCCGGAGCGCGGTACCACGGCGGTCCAGCCCAGGGTGTGGTCGATGCGCTCGCGCAGGGCCTCGGCGGCCTCCTGCTCGCCGTGGACCAGGTAGGTGACGTGCGGGGCGGGGGCGTCGCGCAGCCAGTCGACGATCTGCGCCGCGTCGGCGTGGGCCGAGAAGTGCGGCACGTCGGCGATCTGGGCCCGTACGGGGACGTACTCGCCGAACATCTTGATCGCCGTGGCGCCGTCGACGAGGTCGCGGGCCCGGGTGCCCTGGGCCGCGAAGCCGACCACCACGACGGCGTTGCGCGGATCGGGCAGCAGCCGCCGCAGATGGTGCAGGACGCGTCCGCCGGTGGCCATGCCGGACGCCGAGACGATGACGGCCGGCCCGCCGGCGCGGCCGAGTTCGAGGGACTCCTGGAGGGAGCGCACGGTCCGGAACGGTTCTGGGCTCAGCACGGCGGTGCCGGCGGCGGTGACGTCGGGCCGCAGGTCGGGGGCGCGGGTGAGCAGGGCGTCCCGGTAGACGTCCAGGGCGGCCAGCGCCATGGGGCTGTCGACGTACACCGGTACGGCGGCCGGGAGGCGGCCCTCCCGGCGCAGTTGGGCCAGCTCGTGCAGGACGACCTCGGTGCGGTCGAGGGCGAAGGCCGGGATGACGACGGTGCCGCCGCGGGCCAGGGTGCGGGTGAGCACGTCGGCGAAGTTGGTCCGGGCCTCCCGCTCGTCGTGGCGCCGGTTGCCGTAGGTCGACTCCATGAGCAGGACGTCCGCTCCGGAGAAGGGTTCGGCGGGGCTCAGCAGCGGATGGCCGGGACGGCCCATGTCGCCGCTGACGGCGAGGGTGCGGCCGTCCTCCAGGGTGAGGCGGGCCCAGGCCGAGCCCAGGATGTGGCCGGCGGGGTGCAGGGTGAGCCGGGTGCCCGCGGCGATGTCGACGGGCGCGTGGTAGGGGACGGCCTCCACGAGCTTCATGGTGCGGTCCACGTCGGAGTCGTCGTACAGGGGCTGTGCCACCCGGTGCTTGGACCAGCCGTGTTCGTTGGCGTGCTGGGCCGTCTCCAGTTGCAGCTTGGCGCTGTCGCGCAGCACGATCTCCATCAGCCGGGCGGTGAACTCCGTGGTCACGATGCGGCCGCGGAAGCCGTGGCGCACCAGGCGGGGCAGGTATCCGCAGTGGTCGAGGTGGGCGTGGGTGACCACGACGGCCTCGATGTCGGCGCCGTCGCAGGGCAGTTCGCGCCAGTTGCGCCTGCGCAGGTCGGCGATGCCCTGGAAGAGGCCGCAGTCGACGAGGACGCGGGCGTGGTCGCTCTCCACCAGGAACTTGCTTCCGGTGACCGTCCCCACGCCGCCGAGGAAGGTCAGCAGTGCGGGCCGGCTCCGTCGCTCGGGCCGGTCGTCGGGGTGTGCTGGCACGGTGGTCATGGCCACGGTCTCCTTCGCGGATGAGGCCCATCGGCCCTGGCGCACGCATGGCGGGCGTGGTGTGCTGGATGTGACGGGAAGGACCCGGCGAAGACGCGGAGCAGCGGACCCGAGCCGCGCACCGCGCAATCAGGATCCGCGAGAAGCGGATGGGTCCTTCCCGCCCCCGTCGTGCCGGGGCGTTGAGGGTGTCGTTCTGCACGCGGGCCGCCTCGGACGACGGTCCGCTCCCCTGCGCAAGGTCGCCGGCCTCCCCGGTGGACGCCGCCGTCCGGCCGGACGGACCCGATGACGACAGCGGGTTCGGCGAGCACGACGACCCCGGCACGGGTGCAGGCGGCCATGCGTCCTCTCCCTCCGCTGGTTCCCCTACCAGCGTGCGGGGCCGCGCAGGCGGCGGCTTGGGCCGAAGGGGTCCGGGGTCGGGACCGATGTGCCCCTGCCGGACCCCCGGGACGGGGGGTCGAATGGAGGGAAGGCGGAATCCCGCGTCGGAAGGAGCGGCGGTGTCGCCGCCGCAGTGCGCGCATGAGGAGGTGGCCCATGCGTTACCGGGATCGCAGGGAGGCGGGTCGACGGCTGGCCCTGCGTCTGGATTATCTGCGCGGACAGGACGTGGTGGTCCTGGGGCTGCCGCGCGGCGGTGTGCCGGTGGCCCACGAGGTGGCCCGCGAGCTCGGCGCGCCCCTCGACGTGCTGGTGGTGCGCAAGCTGGGCGTGCCCTGGCAGCCGGAGCTGGGCTTCGGCGCGATCGGCGAGGGCGGAGTACGGGTCCTCAACGACGACGTGATACGCGAGGCCGGTCTGGAGCGCGACGACCTGGCCGCCGTCGAGCAGGCCGAACGGGCCGAACTGGACCGGCGGGTACGCCTTTACCGCGGCGGGCGCGCACCCGTGCCGGTGGCGGGGCGCACCGTCGTGATCGTGGACGACGGGCTGGCCACCGGCGCCACCGCCGAGGCCGCCTGCCGGCTGGTCAGTGGCCGGCACGCCGCCCGGATCGTCCTCGCGGTGCCGGTCGCGCCTCCGGCCACGCTCGCGCGGCTGCGGGGAGCTGTCGATCGGTCGGTCGTCCTGCACCAGCCGCGGCCCTTCGGCTCGGTCGGTGTCTGGTACCACGACTTCACGCAGGTCACGGACGCCGAGGTGACGGACCTGCTCGCCCTGTCCGGGTCCGGCGGTTTCGCGGACCGGCCCGGGGACGGCGAGATCCAGGTTCCCGCCGGCCGGGTCAGGCTCCCGGCGCGTCTGTCGGTGCCCGGGGCGGCCCCGGCGGTCGTGGCGTTCGCGCACGGCAGCGGAAGCAGCCGGCACAGCCCCCGCAACCGCTACGTCGCCGACACCCTCAACCGGGCCGGCCTGGGCACGCTCCTGCTCGATCTGCTCAGCGCGGAAGAGGAGGAGAACCGGCACAACGTCTTCGACATCCGCATGCTCGCCCAGCGTCTGCACGCCGCCGCCCTGTGGCTGCGGCGCGAAACCGGCCTGTACGTGGCCTACTTCGGGGCCAGCACGGGCGCCGCGGCCGCTCTGGAGGCCGCCGCCGCTCCCGACGCCGACGTGGTCTCGATCGTCTCGCGCGGCGGCCGCCCCGATCTGGCGACGCCCGCCGCCCTGGCGCACGTGCACGCGCCGACGCTGCTCGTGGTGGGCTCCGCGGACACCCGGGTACTCGGCCTGAACCGGCTCGCCGCGGACTGGATGCGCTGCGAGCACCGGATCGCCGTCGTGCCCGGCGCCACGCATCTCTTCCCCGAACCGGGCGCCCTGACCATGGTCGCCGAACTGGCCTGCGACTGGTTCACGGGCCACCTCGCGCGTCCGTCCGCCGGAGCCTCGTCGGGCCGGCCGGTGTGAGGCCGGAGGTCAGCCGACCGGTGTCGGCCCGACCGGGCGGGCTCGCGGCGGAGCCCGCCCGGGATCTCCTCGCGGAGCGGCGGACGTTCGTCACTGCGCGTACCGCAGCTGCTCGTCGACCGGCTCCTGGGACGGCCGTTCGCGGGTGAAGACGTCCTGCCCGACGGCCGTGGCCTCCCAGGTGTTGCCCGGGTTCGCGGACGCGGTGAGCAGCCACGTGGCGCGGATCCGTTCCCTGCCGTCCTTGTGGTACTGACCGTTCCAGCTGGTCACCGAGCCGGCGTCGGACTGCCCGTTGTGCCAGGCGACCGTCCAGCCCAGGGTGGTTCCGTGGTCCGGCAGGGCGGCGCTGTCGTAACGGCCGACCAGCGGGTAGGTGCCCGGGGCGTGGCCGTTGGCCGAGACGTAGGTGCCCCTGAGGCCGCCCGTCGGGTCGGCCGTGATCCTCATGTGCGAGCCGTTCTCGCTGTACCAGTCTCCGCCGATGCCCATGACTCGCTCCTCCCTTCGTGTACCCGTGCCCGAAGTGCGGGGGCACCCCGGACGCCGAAGTGCGCGGCCGGCGGATCACCGGTCGCGCACGGGGTGCGGCTCGGCGCCGTGACAAGCGCTCAGACGTGCCGCACGGGGATGGTCCGGGTGTCCGTCTTCTTCTCGGGCACCGGGACCGTGATGGTCAGCACCCCGTCCTTGTACTCGGCGGTCGCCTCGTCGCCCTGTGCCCCCGCGGGCAGCCGCAGGGAGCGGGTGAAGGTGCCGTAGCGGAACTCGGTGTGGTGCTTGTCGGTCGTCTCCTCGGTGCGCGTGGCGCGCAGCGTCAGAATGTCTTCCGCGACGGTGATCTCGACGTCCTTCGACGGGTCGACGCCCGGAAGCTCGGCCCGCAGCACGTACGTCCCGTCCTTCAGCTGCTCCTCGATGCGAATGCCGTGCGTCCCGGGAGCGGTGTGCGTCGCCGGGAATCCGCCCTCGACCCAGCCGAACAGGTCGGGGAGCGCGGGCCAACCCGGGAACCGCTCGATCATGCCGCTCATCTCGCCCTCCTCCTCGTCTCCTGCTTCCAGCGTGGCGCCTTGGACGGGCGCCCGCGTGGGCCGTCCGGCCTCGCGCGGGACCCGGTGGGCCCTGTCAGCCGAGCATCCGCTTGCGCCACTGGGGACCGACCTGCCGCCACTCGGCCGCCCACTCCTCGTAGCAGCGGCGGTCCAGGCGGCCGCACACCAGCCGGCCGCCGAGCAGGACGAGGGCGCCTGCGGCGAGTCCGGTGGGCACGGCCAGCAGGAGGGCCTGGGCGCGCGCCACGGTGGGGCCGGCGGGTTCGACGACCGGGGTGCCCTCGCGGTCGAGCCACACGGTGACGCGGCTGCCCGCGGTCCCGCCGGGTTCGGCCTTGGCCAGGTCGGTGTGCACGGTGCCGTCGCTCACGGTCCAGCGCACCTTGGCCCACACGGTGCCGTCGGAGCCGTAGGGGCTGACGACCGCGGTCTTGGGCGCGTCCTGGAGGAGGACGGCGGACACGGAGTGCACCGAGGCCCGTCGTGCGGCGAGGTCGTGCGCCGCCCAGGTGCCGGCGGCGAGTCCCGCGAACAGGCCGCCCAGCAGGGCGAGAAGCCAGGCGGCCAGGAGGACCCAGCCCTCCACGCGGTCGCTGCGGCGCAGGAGCGTGTTGTGCCGCCACCGCCAGAACCGCAGTCTGGCCGGCCGGGTACGGCGTTGCTGCCTCATCGTCGACGCCCCTTTTCGCGTCTGCCGAGAACGGTTCCTCGTTCCCCTGAGGGAAACGCCTCATGTACGGGCGTCGCAGGTCAGGGGCCGACCGGGGTCGTCACGAGGACATCCGGACCTCTTCCGGGCCCGTCGGGTCCCCGTCGGCCTTGTCTTCGGGCAGGTCGGGCAGGTCCGCGTCGAGGTCGACCCGGCGCGGCGGGCCGGCCAGTCGGCAGTCGACGTCGACCACGCCCTCCACCGCCCGCGCCAGACGGACGGCGACGGGCACGAAGGCGGTGTCCGCGACCCGGCCGGTGATCCGTACGACACCGTCTCGCACCCGGACCGTGATCGGTTCGAGGGGGGCGGGGAAGAGCGGGGCCATCACCTCGCGGCGCACCTCCTGCTCGATGTCGGCGTCCTCGCGCAGGAACACCTCCAGCAGGTCGGAGCGGCTGACGATGCCCCGTAGCACGCCGGCCTCGTCGACGACCGGCAGTCGCTTGACCCCGTACTGGGCCATGACGCGGGCCGCCTGTGCGAGTGTGGCGTCGGCCCGGACGGTGAGCGCGGGGGCGGTCATCAGCTCGCCCGCCGTGCGCGCGCCCGCCTTGGCCAGGTCGCCGCCGCGGTGCATCCGGGTGTACCGGTCGGGGGTCCGGTCGCGGAACTCCTCCTTCGGCAGCAGGTCCGCCTCGGAGACGACACCGACGACGCGCCGGTCCTCGTCGAGCACGGGCAGGGCGCTGACCTGCCACTGACGGATCGCCCTGACGATGTCCTTGAACGGCGCGGCGCTCGCAAGGGCCACGACGGTGCGGGTCATCACATCGCTCACGGTGTGCGGAGTGCCGTACATGATGTCCTCCGGCCGGCCCGGGCGCACGCTCGCGCCCCTCGGGAACGAACCCCTTGCCTTCAGATTCGGCCTCCGGACGGCCGATGGCATGGGCCGAACGGCACAAGCACCCGGCCCCGACGGGCACTTCTGCCGCCCGACGGCCACACGCCGGGCCGACAACGGACAGGAGTGAACAGTGTACGCACAGTAAGCGACATCGCGGTGTGGCGCGGGCGTCGAGGAGGTGTGATGGCCGGATCGTCCCCGGCGGTGGAGGTGAGGCGGAGGTGACCGACTTCGTCGAGACGGAGCTGCAGCCCAGTGTCGGGGTGCGCGAGGGTTGCCGGTGTGCGGCGGCGGTCCGGGAGGGGGCTCCCGGAGGCGCGGAAGAAAGGTTCCGGGGGCTGCTGGAGGCGGCGCCGGACGCCATGGTCATCGTCGACGACACGGGCGTCATCAAGCTCGTCAACGCCCAGACCGAGGCCCTGTTCGGCTACGGACGCGAGGAACTCCTCGGGCATCCGGTGGAATTGCTCATGCCGTATCGGTTCCGGAGCCAGCACACCCTGCACCGCGGCGGTTACGCCGACAACCGCCAGGTGCGTCCCATGGGAGCGGGGCTCGATCTGCACGGGCTGCGCAAGGACGGCACCGAGTTCCCCGTGGAGATCAGCCTCAGCCCGCTGGAGACCTCGGACGGGCTGCTGGTTTCCGCGGCGGTCCGGGACGTCAGCGACCGCAAGGCCGCCGAGGCCCGCATCAACGAACTCGCCGCGCTCGTGGAGTCCTCGCAGGACGCGATCCTCGCCAAGACCCTCGACGGCTACATCACCTACTGGAACGCGGCCGCGCAGGACCTCTACGGCTACACGGCCGAGGAGGTCATCGGCCGGCACGTCTCCCTCCTGGCCCCCGAGGCCCTGCGCGACGAGGTCAGCATCCTGCTGGGGCGGCTGCGGGACGGCGAGAAGGTCGAGCACTTCGAGGCACTGCGGGTCACCAGGTCCGGGGGCCTGCTGGACGTCGACGTCACACTGTGGCCGACCCGGGACACCGCCGGCACCGTGGTCGGGGCGTGCGCCATCGTGCGGGACATCAGCGACCGCAAGAAGGCGGAGGCCGAGCTCACCGCGCTGTACGAGCAGCAGCGTCACATCGCCCTCACCCTGCAGCGCAGTCTGATGGGCGCCCCGCCCTCGCTGCCCGGACTGGCCACCGCCAGCCGCTACCGCCCGGCCACCCAGGGCGCCGGGGTGGGCGGGGACTGGTTCGACCTGATCCCGCTGGGCGCCGACCGGGTCGGGGTGCTCATAGGTGATGTGATGGGCCGCGGTCTGGAGGCCGCCGCCGTCATGGGCCAGCTGCGCTCGGCGGCGCACGCCCTCGCCAAGACCGGCATGCAGCCCAGACAGCTGATGCAGGCCCTGGACACCTGCGTGGGCGACCTGGACGTCCCGGACCAGCTCGTCACCTGCTGCTACCTGGTCATCGCGCCGGACACCGGGACGGTGACGGTGTGCTCCGCCGGCCATCTGCCGATCCTCATCGCGGGCGTCGACAAGGGTGTGGGGAGCCTGTCCTCCCCCGTGAACGCGCCGCTCGGCGTGGGCGGCGTCCTGTACGAACAGTCCTGTACGGCGATCCCGCCGGGCGCGACCCTCGTGCTCTACACCGACGGGCTGATCGAGACGCCGGGCAGCGACATCGAGGAGCGGGTGGGCGAACTCTCCCTCGTGCTGGAGGAGTTCTTCGTCGGTACGCCGTGTCTGGAGGCCGCGGCCGACCATGTGCTGGCGAGTCTCCTCCCCGACCCGGAGAGCCACAACGACGATGTGACGCTGCTGCTGGCGCAGTTGCCGGCCGCGCCGCTGGCGGCCCTCGGCATCGAGCTGCCGGCCGTGCCGTCCTCCGTGCCGGAGGGGCGGGCGTTCCTGCAGAAGGCGCTCACCTCGTGGAACTGCACGCCGAGCGCCCTGGACGCCCTTCTGCTGCTGTCGGAGACCCTGACGAACGCCGTGCAGCACGCGGAGGGCCCCATCGGCCTGCATCTGCACCGCACCGCCACGGACCTGACCGTCGAGGTCAGCGACCACAGCCCGCATCTCCCCCAGCCGCGTCTGGCGGCGGAGGACGAGGAATCCGGACGAGGCCTGCTGCTGGTGCGGGCCCTCGCCGACACCTGGGGGGTACGGCCCACCGACGAGGGCAAGACGACATGGTTCACGCTCAAGCTGTGAGCGGCTCGGACGGGCCAAGGTCGGCTCAGGCCGTGCGCGGCTCCGTGGGGGCCGCGCCCTCGGGCCGTACGACGTCCACGGGGATGACCCGGGCGCGCGCGTAGGCCACCAGGTGGGCGGTGGCGTCACCGCCGTCCGAGAGGGAGCCGTCCCACACCGCGAGGACGGTGCCGCCGCGGCGGACGAGCCGTTCGTCGGCACCGACGCGGGCGCCGCGGTCGGTGGGGTCGAACTCCGCCAGACGTACCTCCTCGGCCAGGAGGAGCAGTTCGCGCGCTTCCCACCCGGTCCTTGCCGGGCAGCGTCGCGGGTACCGAATGCTGGGCGGGCAGGAGCATTCACGAGCCGCCTGCCGGACGCGCGCACCGCCCCCGAAGACAACCGGTAGCCCGACCCCGGCACACACCAGACCGGCGCCGCCGCCCACGGCCGCCGCTCCTGGAGCGGCGGGGGACGGGGCTGTGGCCGACGGCGACGGACCCGGCTGCGCTGATGCCGCGCCGAGTCCCGGGTTTCGGCGGGCTCGCCCGGCTTCCCCCCACCGGAAGCCGGGCGGGCCGCCCGGGGTCGCCGTTCGTGCTCCGGCGACCCGGTCCGGGAGAACGGTTCCGGGACCGGCGGCGGCGCGCCGGCCGGGGCGCGCGGTCCTGTCGTTCTCCATGGACCGGGACGCTATGCGGGTCGCCGACCGACCCACCGTGGGCCGAACGGCCCCGTGCGGGTCCCGACCGGCCATATGTCGAGGTCCTTCGGCCCACGGCACCGGCGGGATCGATCCCCAACCCTTGCTTCAGTCGTTCACCCGCAGAAGGGACCAGTGTCATGCTCCAGCCGTCGAGGAACCCGCAACAGGCGCCGTCGGCACCGGTCCCAGGGCGGGCCTGGCTGATGCTGGCCCTGGCCACCGTCGGATTCGCCGTCAACTTCTGGGCCTGGGCGCTGCTCAGCCCGCTCGGCCCGCGGTTCAAGGACTCCCTCGAACTGTCCTCCTTCCAGCAGTCGCTGCTGGTGGCGGTGCCGGTCGTCGTCGGCTCGCTGGGCCGCATACCGGTGGGCGCGCTCACCGACCGCTACGGCGGCCGGCTGATGTTCCCGCTGGTGTCCCTCATCACCGTGGTGCCCGTGCTGTACCTGGGGCTCGCCGGGCACTCCTCGCTCACGGCGCTCCTGGTCGGCGGCTTCTTCCTCGGCGTCGGCGGTACCGCCTTCGCCGTGGGCGTGCCGTTCGTCAACGCCTGGTTCCCGCCCGAGCGGCGCGGGCTCGCCATCGGCCTGTTCGGCATGGGCATGGGCGGCACGGCGATCAGCGCGCTGAGCACGGTCAAGCTGGTCAAGGCGCACAGTGTCGAGACGCCGTTCCTGATCACCGCCGCGGTCCTCGTGGTGTACGCGGTCGTGGCCGCGCTGGTCCTGCGGGACGCGCCGGACCGTGTCGTGCCGATGGAGCCGCTGAGCACCCGGCTGGCCGCGACCCTGCGGCTCGGCATCACCTGGCAGGCCTCGGCGCTCTACGCGGTGGCGTTCGGCGGTTACGTCGCCTTCTCCGTGTACCTGCCCACCTACCTGAAGAACGGCTACGGCCTCACCCAGGCCGACGCGGCGAACCGCATGGCCGGGTTCGTGCTGCTGGCGGTGGCGATGCGGCCGGTCGGCGGCTGGCTGTCGGACCGCATCGGCCCGGTGCGGGTGCTGGCCGGCTCGCTGGCCCTGGTCGTCACCGGCGCGCTCGTGCAGTCGGCGACGCCGACGCTGGCGCCGATGGGCACGATCGCCTTCCTGGCCATGGCGGCCGCGCTCGGCGCGGGCAGCGGCGCGACCTTCGCCTTCGTGGCCCTGCTCGCCCCGCCGCAGCGCACCGGTTCGGTCACCGGCGTCGTCGGCGCCGCCGGCGGCCTCGGCGGCTTCGTCCCGCCGCTGGTGATGGGCTCGCTCTACGGCTCCTACGGCACCTACGCGGTCGGCCTGTTGCTGCTGGCGGGGGTGGCGGCGGTGGCGCTGGTGTTCACCGGCACCGAGGTGCGGCGGGCACTGACCCGGCGGACGCCGGTCGGCGCCGCCCACTGATCCCGGGGT
Above is a genomic segment from Streptomyces sp. SLBN-31 containing:
- a CDS encoding PAS domain S-box protein translates to MTDFVETELQPSVGVREGCRCAAAVREGAPGGAEERFRGLLEAAPDAMVIVDDTGVIKLVNAQTEALFGYGREELLGHPVELLMPYRFRSQHTLHRGGYADNRQVRPMGAGLDLHGLRKDGTEFPVEISLSPLETSDGLLVSAAVRDVSDRKAAEARINELAALVESSQDAILAKTLDGYITYWNAAAQDLYGYTAEEVIGRHVSLLAPEALRDEVSILLGRLRDGEKVEHFEALRVTRSGGLLDVDVTLWPTRDTAGTVVGACAIVRDISDRKKAEAELTALYEQQRHIALTLQRSLMGAPPSLPGLATASRYRPATQGAGVGGDWFDLIPLGADRVGVLIGDVMGRGLEAAAVMGQLRSAAHALAKTGMQPRQLMQALDTCVGDLDVPDQLVTCCYLVIAPDTGTVTVCSAGHLPILIAGVDKGVGSLSSPVNAPLGVGGVLYEQSCTAIPPGATLVLYTDGLIETPGSDIEERVGELSLVLEEFFVGTPCLEAAADHVLASLLPDPESHNDDVTLLLAQLPAAPLAALGIELPAVPSSVPEGRAFLQKALTSWNCTPSALDALLLLSETLTNAVQHAEGPIGLHLHRTATDLTVEVSDHSPHLPQPRLAAEDEESGRGLLLVRALADTWGVRPTDEGKTTWFTLKL
- a CDS encoding MFS transporter, translating into MLQPSRNPQQAPSAPVPGRAWLMLALATVGFAVNFWAWALLSPLGPRFKDSLELSSFQQSLLVAVPVVVGSLGRIPVGALTDRYGGRLMFPLVSLITVVPVLYLGLAGHSSLTALLVGGFFLGVGGTAFAVGVPFVNAWFPPERRGLAIGLFGMGMGGTAISALSTVKLVKAHSVETPFLITAAVLVVYAVVAALVLRDAPDRVVPMEPLSTRLAATLRLGITWQASALYAVAFGGYVAFSVYLPTYLKNGYGLTQADAANRMAGFVLLAVAMRPVGGWLSDRIGPVRVLAGSLALVVTGALVQSATPTLAPMGTIAFLAMAAALGAGSGATFAFVALLAPPQRTGSVTGVVGAAGGLGGFVPPLVMGSLYGSYGTYAVGLLLLAGVAAVALVFTGTEVRRALTRRTPVGAAH